In bacterium, one genomic interval encodes:
- the acs gene encoding acetate--CoA ligase, which yields MATKKTASRQAVSKTPIDSLLHESRLFKPSAAFTKQANAGSAAIYKQAEADPVKFWEQMAEDLVWKKKWTKGLEFKAPDAKWFVGGKLNVTESCLDRHVLVNGTTRRNKAALIWEGEPGDRRVLTYYDLFRQVNKFANVLKKFGVVKGDRVAIYLPMIPELIISVLACARIGAIHSVVFGGFSPESLRDRINDAEAKLLITADGGYRRGQIIPLKHDADVALMDCPSIENVIIVKRGEFLLRVKEGRDHWYHRHMQDADPWCEPEYMDAEDPLFILYTSGTTGKPKGIMHTCGGYMTGVHATTKLVFDLKDTDVFWCTADVGWVTGHSYVVYGPLSNGATQVIYEGAPDWPDQDRFWQIVEDNAVSVFYTAPTAIRAFMKWGRQWPDKHDLTSLRLLGSVGEPINPEAWIWYNDVIGRGRCPIVDTWWQTETGHIMITPLPGVTTTKPGSATRPFPGISAAILDESGKEVKEGGGYLAITHPWPGMLRGIWGDRQRMIDTYWSKWPGIYFPGDGSKVDKDKYYWILGRVDDVINTAGHRISTMEVESALVEHQMVAESAVVGIPHELKGECLVAFVTLRSGMNQDERLLGQLKDHVVRKIGALAKPEKIIFTADLPKTRSGKIMRRLLRDVAQGKVMGDTTTLSDPDVMKKIKRHYEED from the coding sequence ATGGCGACTAAAAAAACCGCCTCGCGCCAGGCAGTCTCGAAAACTCCGATCGATTCGCTGCTGCATGAATCCCGCCTCTTCAAACCGTCTGCGGCATTCACCAAGCAGGCCAACGCCGGCAGCGCGGCGATCTACAAGCAGGCGGAAGCCGATCCGGTCAAATTCTGGGAACAGATGGCCGAGGATCTGGTCTGGAAAAAGAAATGGACCAAAGGGCTGGAATTCAAGGCACCAGATGCCAAATGGTTTGTTGGCGGAAAACTAAATGTCACCGAATCATGCCTGGACCGTCATGTCTTGGTTAATGGAACCACCCGCAGAAATAAGGCAGCCTTGATCTGGGAAGGAGAGCCGGGTGACCGGCGAGTCCTGACCTATTATGATCTTTTCCGCCAGGTGAACAAGTTCGCCAATGTGCTGAAGAAGTTCGGAGTCGTCAAAGGAGATCGAGTCGCAATCTATCTCCCCATGATCCCTGAACTGATCATCTCCGTCCTCGCTTGTGCCAGGATTGGCGCCATTCACTCAGTTGTTTTTGGCGGATTCTCTCCTGAATCGTTGCGCGACCGTATCAACGATGCTGAGGCGAAACTCTTGATCACTGCTGACGGCGGCTATCGCCGTGGTCAGATCATCCCGCTCAAGCATGATGCCGATGTCGCCCTGATGGATTGCCCGTCGATAGAAAACGTGATCATCGTCAAGCGCGGGGAGTTCCTCCTGCGTGTTAAGGAAGGTCGTGATCACTGGTACCACCGCCATATGCAGGATGCGGACCCATGGTGCGAGCCGGAATATATGGATGCCGAGGATCCGCTTTTTATCCTCTACACTTCGGGTACCACCGGCAAACCAAAAGGGATCATGCACACTTGCGGCGGCTACATGACCGGTGTCCACGCCACCACCAAGCTGGTTTTTGATTTGAAAGATACTGATGTCTTTTGGTGTACCGCCGATGTCGGCTGGGTTACCGGACACAGCTACGTGGTTTATGGCCCGCTCTCCAATGGAGCCACTCAGGTTATCTATGAAGGGGCTCCCGATTGGCCGGATCAGGATCGCTTCTGGCAGATCGTCGAAGATAACGCGGTTTCGGTCTTCTACACGGCACCAACAGCTATCCGCGCCTTCATGAAATGGGGACGCCAGTGGCCGGATAAGCACGATCTGACCTCACTCCGTCTGCTTGGTTCAGTCGGAGAACCGATCAATCCCGAAGCTTGGATCTGGTACAACGATGTCATCGGCCGTGGACGGTGCCCAATAGTCGACACTTGGTGGCAGACGGAGACCGGCCATATCATGATCACTCCCTTGCCGGGGGTCACCACCACCAAGCCGGGCTCGGCCACGCGTCCGTTCCCCGGTATTTCCGCCGCTATTCTGGACGAGAGCGGCAAAGAAGTAAAAGAGGGTGGCGGATACCTTGCGATCACGCACCCCTGGCCCGGCATGCTTCGCGGCATCTGGGGAGACCGTCAGAGGATGATTGATACCTACTGGTCGAAATGGCCTGGCATCTATTTCCCCGGCGATGGTTCCAAGGTGGACAAAGACAAATACTATTGGATACTCGGGCGCGTCGATGATGTCATTAACACGGCCGGACACCGCATTTCCACCATGGAAGTTGAATCCGCGCTGGTGGAACACCAGATGGTCGCTGAGTCCGCTGTGGTTGGTATTCCGCACGAACTCAAGGGAGAATGTCTGGTTGCCTTCGTAACCTTGCGCTCGGGGATGAACCAGGATGAACGGCTGCTTGGTCAGCTCAAGGACCATGTCGTACGCAAAATCGGCGCGTTGGCTAAGCCGGAAAAGATCATTTTCACCGCGGACCTTCCCAAGACCCGTTCGGGGAAGATCATGCGTCGGCTGTTGCGCGATGTTGCACAAGGGAAAGTGATGGGCGACACGACTACACTTTCTGACCCCGATGTCATGAAGAAGATCAAGCGCCACTACGAAGAAGATTAA